The region TTCTAGCCGACGCGCGGCTGCCCGCCGGTGACCACGCCCACTCTGGGGGGATTGAGGCCGCCGTCAACGACGGCCGCGTCCGCGACCTGGCCGACCTCACGGCCTTCCTCGATGGACGACTGTGGACGGTAGGTCTGACCGAGGCCGCGCTCGCGGCAGCTGCCGCGGCCGCTGCACCCAACTGGCGCCGGCTCGACCTGGAATGCACCGCCCGGATCGTGTCTCCGGCATTGCGGACGACCTCCCGGGCACTCGGCCGCCAGCTCCTGCGTGTGGCGCACCGCATCTGGCCCGAACGCGACTGGGAAGCGCTGGGCAGCCACCCGGACGGGCCACATCGGGTGGTGGTGCTGGGAGCGTGCGCTGCCGCCGCCGGGCTGGCTCCCCGAACCGTGGCGCTGGTCGCCGCCTACGGCAGCGTCGCGGTGCCGGCCACCGCTGCCCTGCGGCTGCTGGGCCTCGACCCGTATGCCGTGAGCGCAACGCTCGCCGCCCTCTCACACGACATCGAACAAGTCGCCGAGCAGGCCGCCGCTACGCCCACCGACCTGAGCCAACTCCCGGCCGCCGCCGCCGTCCTTGTCGAGCAGACAGCGGACCACCACCGCGACGCGGAAGGACGCCTCTTTGCATCCTGACAGGCACGCGACCACGAGCCGTCCCACGACGCGGACGCCACCGGCCGGACCCCTACGCGTCGGCATCGGCGGCCCGGTCGGCAGCGGCAAGACCGCGGTGATTGCCGGGCTATGCGCGGAGCTGACGGACGACATCGAACTTGCCGTGGTAACCAACGACATCTTCACGACCGCCGACGCCGACGCTCTACGTGCCGCCGCCGTCCTGCCCACCGACCGCATCGTTGCAGTCGAAACCGGCTGCTGCCCCCACACCGCCGTGCGCGACGACGTCTCGGCCAACCTCG is a window of Actinomycetota bacterium DNA encoding:
- a CDS encoding urease accessory protein UreF; its protein translation is MPQISRVEAASTVGETFTPQVATGGVTPTDTAPAAALLLADARLPAGDHAHSGGIEAAVNDGRVRDLADLTAFLDGRLWTVGLTEAALAAAAAAAAPNWRRLDLECTARIVSPALRTTSRALGRQLLRVAHRIWPERDWEALGSHPDGPHRVVVLGACAAAAGLAPRTVALVAAYGSVAVPATAALRLLGLDPYAVSATLAALSHDIEQVAEQAAATPTDLSQLPAAAAVLVEQTADHHRDAEGRLFAS